The Falco rusticolus isolate bFalRus1 chromosome 4, bFalRus1.pri, whole genome shotgun sequence genome includes the window GAGAATGGTCCTGGCAATCAATAAACATGAGCAGGTAAGAGCCGAGGCAGGTCAGCCACTGCCCGtgtcccagcagtgccagcagcctcAGTGTCATGGCACTGCTGCGTCCTGTGGCTCGGGAGGAGACCCTGGTGATGGCCCACCAGCAAGGGGGCATCTCAGCAAAGTGAAGCAGGCCAAGCAGGAGACAGCACTGCATGGGCTGTTGGGTTCACGCACGCTCCCACGCAAGCTCTAACTGTTCTTCACCAAAGCACACAGCCCAAGCGCTTTTCAACAACCTCTAGGCATCCCCCGCAGGCTTTGGGAGCGGAAGGCAGTCCCCCCCATCTCCCcacttccccagccctgccctcagACAGGCCTCCTGCCCGCAGCTCACTCCCCACGCAGCCCTTACCGCACGTTCTGAGTGGGGTTCCACCGCTCAGATGGCAGCTCCCCACTCTGCGGGTCGTCCACCGGCGGGTGGAGGATGGAGATGCAGACATCACCGGTCTGAAAGCACAAGCGAAACAGGATCCttaggagctgctgctgtcccaagcaccctccagcagcagctcggTGCTCTGTTCCAGCAGCCTGCTCGCTCTGCACTTTGGCTTAACCCAGGTGAGGCAATCCCAGCCTGTCCTTTCATCCCTAGGAAGGGACAGCAGAAGTGGtggtccctgctctgctgcctgtaGCCTCGCACCCTGAGCAAGCACCCCGTGACTGTCAGTGCAGTACAGACACAGCTGCCTGATGCCCCAACACATCACACCTCCAGCAGAGccctcccagtgcccacccGACACAgcccaccccctcacccccaggcaGCAATCCTCCGCAAGCACACAGCCCCGGGGCCGCGCACATCGCTTGGTGTCCAATCTTGCAATTAAGCACAATGTCCCTGCTAGCCAAGCGTGGGAGCCCTCAAACCTGGAAAGCCTGGCTGACCTGGAAACAGCTCCAGGACAGGAGACCGGCTGTCATAAGCTCGTTAGCTGCATTTCCAGTGCCAGGCACTAAATGCCAAAGGCACCGAGTTTCCAATGTCATGCTCCAGTGTCTGGCATTTTCATCCAATGCCATCACAACAGATGGACACGTGCCCCCCCTGCCCGTCCAAGACACCCCAATGCTGTCACAGTCAACCTACCTCATAGATATTGGGGTGCCACATTTTGGTTAAGAACCTAAAGGCAGGAGGGGAATAAGGGTAGTCGATGGGAAACCGGAGACGAGCCTGCAAGTAAACAATCAGGAGAAGCAAGCATCAGCTtgtgagaaggaagggaaggaaaccACAGATCTCCGACACCATCAGGAAAAAGGAGCCTCTGCCAAGTCCAGCCATGCTCCTGCAGAGACGGAGCCTCCACGCCTGCCggctctgcaggcaggacaccggcagcacagctgtgcagaggaAGGCGAGCGGATGGGtctgcaagctgcagcagctccttcatCACCACCCTGCCCTGTAACCTCGAGCCCACCCGGTGCTCTCCAACAcagagggaggcagcaggcCCCAGGCAGAGCGCAGCAGGAGCTGACGGTGCTGGTCTGGCACACACCTTGCATGCTCGCAGCCCGCTCCCACGGCACAGGGCGACGACAccgagggcaggcaggctgcttcTGAATGGCAAagggcagcagggcaagggTCTCGTGGCTGTAAGGCAGCAGACAGGGCTCAAGCCGTGTGTCTGAACAAATTGAGCAGCACTGAGTCAGATTGCCAGTCTGGGGTCGTCCCTGGTCCTGCTTTCAGGGACACCACGGCCATGCCACCAGAGAAAAGGCTGTTTATCCTTCAGAGCTCACAGGGGAGGAAGCATCAGGTGCTCTGTGCTCCAATTAACACATCGAATCTCTAAAAATAGCCCgtcaccactgaaaaaaaagagaccaagTCAAAACTGGCCGCAGTGCGTAGCTTAggtgctaaaaataaaagcacatgaAGATCATGCTGTAGTCCATGACTCCAGCGCCAGCAGAGGCGACCAGCCCACCACTGGCTTCTCCTACTGGTGACGGCCACAAAAATGAGGTATTAAGGCAGGACAAACAGACAGGCTCACTTTCAGCCTCCAAGTGAGCGGGCAAAGCCACAAAGAGGCGGCGCAGAGATGTACAGCAACATCCCCCCCATCCACCCCAGAGAGCcgctgtcccagcccaccagcaCCAGGCATCCCAAGGGAATGGGGGCTGCTTCGCCCACATCACTGCACAACCTGCGGTGACTGTTCCAGCTTTTGGGTGTTTCCAGGCTCTGGAAGCAAACATCCAGATCGAGATTCAGTCACTGCTCCCAAAAAAGCCAACagccagaaacaaacaaaaaaaaatggtgaagaTTTAAAACAACCAACAAGTTGCTGAACATTTCTTGCTCTCTCAAGTTCACGTACACAAGAATTTAGACATCAGATCTGTGAAACAACAGTGCAAACCACCCGGCTCTGCCCAGCAGTAGGGGACAGTCACCTAGGATCGCTCTTGACCCACAGAATGAGCCCGGTGTGGTCCCCATTCAGGAGGATAACTGCAAATGAGGCTTTGGATGTTTCTGGAATTACAGCCTCAACAATAGGCGATGCTGCCAAACCCAGTCGTCAGCTAACAGCCGTTAAAAGCTTAGTGTAGAAGGCAGAGAGGCATctttcctgctccctgctgccctgacCAACCCCAACTACATCCTGagttccaacccctctgctcacctcctgccctgccaggatCTGGCCCCAGCACAAGTTGATCTTATTGCAAGTCCAAGGAGCCCCCGACCACAATGGGCCCATCCCTACGCACGTTACTGCCTTGCCTTCCAGACTGGCCCTTTGCCCGAGCACCCTGTGCTCTGTGGCACAGGACAAGGggtggaaagaaggaaaagtgaagtggcagctggggctggatgtgttttgtgtgtgcGTGGAGCTTCAGGCAGGCCAGGGCAGCACGCACACAGCAACACacagcccagcgctgggctctgGCCAAACAGCTGAACTTCACAGAATAATCCCCTTTGTTGTGTCACAGAGGatcagaacaaaaccagccagaGGCAAAGCGATCCGAAAGGGGGCTCAGAAAGCAACTCCACTTTGCCGTACACAAACAGGCTGATGTTACCACAAGCTGGAAAAGGACTTGTCCCCTTCATTCTCCTCTTACGCAGAAAGTTTCATCTGCTGCTACAGCAGCCTGGAAGCTCTCAGGCACAAAACAGGAGCACGAGCTGCTGAAAGGGTGAGAGTTCAAAGGGCCTAGTGCCAAAAGAGGCTGTGGAAAAAGActccatttcagtgaagaaataaaacctgactCTGAAGCATCAGACttgcctgcctctgctccacgggaaaaacaaaccacccagcTTCTTGGGCACAGCTGACCCTCGGGCTGACTCACCCCGGGTGCATCCCCACCCTGCCAGCAACAAGATGAAGACAGAAGAGCTCGTAGTGGAGGAGGGAGgatgagaaagaggaagaaaacagctacACAGGTTGCACAACACCTGGGAAGAGCACATACACATCCTCCGGATAGGGACTGTGCAGTCAGGCCATACACActttcttctccagctctcaaaccccaaacaaaaccacaacacccaCTCCCCACGCAGCTTGAGCTTCTGCTCGCTCGGGCTGGGCCACTTGTGCCTGCACAAGAAACCCCTTTGTCCCTTCCCTCTGGCTCCACGGCGATGCCTCAGGTCCCCCCCCAGAAGAAGGATCATAAGTGACCCAGAGATCGTGCTCCTGCACCCACAGACGAGGGGATGGAGGGGCAGGAAGATGGAAAAGCCCGCAGAGATAGAACCTCAGGAGGGGCAAATCCACCTTACAAAGAAGATGCCTAGTTTGGCAGCGGCCACCGGCACACCGGCTCCTCTTCTGTGCAAACACCCCAGGAACAACCCAGCTCCCAAAGCCCCAGTGACCCCAAGGTGTCCCGCTATAGACCCAGATCTCCCTGGCCCTCACCACCCTCTTAAGCCCAGGATCACCCCTGTCACAGCTCCCCCTGTACCCACCTCAACCCAACCCCGAAGACCCCCTCCCTcttgccccacagccccctcccagggTCTCCCCACTCTCCTGCGGTCTCTCCCCCTTTCTAAATCCCCTCCCAAGGCATCCAATGTATTCCTCAACGCCACCCACCCTGCCTTCACCCCTCCTCAGCCCCATCTCCCACCACACACCTCTGCCCGCCACGTCCTGCTACCCACACACCAAGCCCCTCATTCCACCAGAGCTTCACCTCCTCGAGACACCGGTCCTCCTGACACCGCAtgcccccctgctgcccccagcccctcaccttAAAGTACCCGCCTTCGTAGTACGTGTTCGGAGGGCCGAAGATGGCCACCTCCCAGTTGTAGAGGTCCCCCTCGTCCACCAAGTTGACCCGGAACCCTTCCACgggctcctcctgcagccctttgAGCTCCAGAAGCAGCGCTTTCTGTGAGCTAGGCACGAGGGGCCGCGCCATACCGAGGAGCTGAGGTAGGCCGCGATCAAAGCCGGGGACTAGCGTAGGCGCAACTGCCGCTGCGGGGAAGGGGGCGGCGGCAAGAGCTCCTGCTGCTCCGCGGCCGCGGCGAGCGCAGCCGCGCGGGGCACGACGGGAGCTGTAGTCCGCCCGCGCAGGGCGGGGCCGGAGCATGCCCCGCCCGTAGAGTGCGGCTGGCCTATCAGAGCGCGCCGTCGGCTGCGGGGCAGGGACGTGGCGGCCCCTCCCCCCGGGCCATACCCGCGTATTACAGCGCActgccggcgggggcggggctcCTTCCCGG containing:
- the CDC34 gene encoding ubiquitin-conjugating enzyme E2 R1 isoform X1, coding for MARPLVPSSQKALLLELKGLQEEPVEGFRVNLVDEGDLYNWEVAIFGPPNTYYEGGYFKARLRFPIDYPYSPPAFRFLTKMWHPNIYETGDVCISILHPPVDDPQSGELPSERWNPTQNVRTILLSVISLLNEPNTFSPANVDASVMYRKWKESKGKDREYTDIIRKQVLGTKVDAERDGVKVPTTLAEYCVKTKTPAPDEGSDLFYDDYYEDDEMEEEADSCYADEDDSGNEES
- the CDC34 gene encoding ubiquitin-conjugating enzyme E2 R1 isoform X3: MARPLVPSSQKALLLELKGLQEEPVEGFRVNLVDEGDLYNWEVAIFGPPNTYYEGGYFKARLRFPIDYPYSPPAFRFLTKMWHPNIYETGDVCISILHPPVDDPQSGELPSERWNPTQNVRTILLSVISLLNEPNTFSPANVDASVMYRKWKESKGKDREYTDIISPVPSPATCPPGSKSWAQRWMLSGMA